Proteins encoded in a region of the Oncorhynchus gorbuscha isolate QuinsamMale2020 ecotype Even-year linkage group LG16, OgorEven_v1.0, whole genome shotgun sequence genome:
- the LOC123999481 gene encoding exocyst complex component 7-like isoform X8 — MLDNKIVKLYLKKGIVYRMTATDETYLWREKIEEKLKRDQDLLTFVSDSLKRSDQLTKGMVSILSSLEGRLEHLENSVIPMHDSTQNLLQLKGTTQKTLFYLDDAISHYQAVRDTDKVIIQGPTGRLSDYLACVHRLKKAEQYFQQEDPDGPELNMLRGRLESAKSQLESEFQVLLGRYSKPVQTVRILDVLDKKSLNGSAGGVEEVQLIPQTRLQDIISISTWLVGEDAALTAKRRVSASKFKTRSLERNPSHHSLGKLEPSSFFTNKSYSSKLKTQSLGRKPSIENKPSMDSLGKLKANSLFTKMIGLKSFGNFKMQSLDRKPSLDKNPSLDSLGKLESSSSFTKVSTTKPCSRLNIPDIRQPSLEFIPFLPRDSTSHTFPSCKPKPPASTSYILPYFRPKPSSAFDLKAHYAMVRSNQLDCSMKGLKDHKSRNLLYPVLDSAVKKNKKTGRDSILHIEIETYMACITAFLSLAKSEYTMVSKVFPLNCSNTFETLIQVALNQLIQNGENIVSSVRRACSRHDYTALVAMLPVLGRLLEEDKEFNTLLKCTTSGTLAKFSKLVTSMKTLAARALSDFSAHVKSNPDRESMSKDGTVHEFNSNTILFLQQLLSFADAVRSILYPHDVDSDTVTMEVSSSVQVDVQHDTDADESEEQPSDSQESKGNDNQRALSPYVCKVLEHLQYNLQSKAKVYEDHALGAIFLLNNYNYILKSMKKSSLFEVVKTSGRDPEVEYGELIEQQKQVYQHSWLKVTECLTEKNLPTFKPGDKLKEKDCQVIKDKFKCPHM; from the exons ATGCTTGACAATAAAATAGTGAAGTTATACCTAAAAAAGGGAATTGTTTACAGAATGACTGCGACAGATGAAACATATTTGTGGAGAGAGAAGATTGAGGAGAAGCTCAAACGG GATCAAGATCTGCTGACATTCGTTAGCGACAGCCTCAAAAGAAGTGATCAGCTGACTAAAGGCATG GTGTCCATTCTCTCGTCGTTGGAGGGCCGTTTGGAGCACCTGGAGAACTCGGTCATTCCCATGCACGACAGCACACAGAACCTACTGCAGCTGAAGGGGACAACGCAGAAGACGTTATTCTACCTGGACGATGCCATCAGCCATTACCAAGCCGTCCGAGACACAGACAAGGTCATCATACAGGG GCCTACAGGAAGACTTTCTGACTATCTAGCCTGTGTTCACCGACTCAAGAAAGCAGAGCAGTACTTTCAACAGGAAGACCCGGACGGGCCTGAGCTGAATATGCTG AGAGGTCGTTTAGAGAGTGCCAAGTCACAGCTGGAGTCCGAGTTCCAAGTCCTGTTGGGGCGCTACAGCAAGCCAGTGCAGACAGTCAGAATCCTGGATGTCCTGGACAAAAAGTCACTGAATGGGTCTGCAGGCGGAGTGGAGGAGGTACAACTCATACCCCAAACTAGGCTTCAGGACATcatctccatctccacctggCTGGTAG GTGAGGATGCAGCTCTGACAGCTAAGAGGAGAGTCTCTGCCAGCAAATTCAAAACACGGTCACTGGAAAGAAACCCATCCCACCACTCTCTGGGAAAACTGGAGCCCAGCAGCTTTTTCACCAATAAATCCTACAGCTCCAAACTCAAAACACAGTCTCTAGGCAGAAAGCCATCAATAGAAAACAAGCCATCAATGGACTCTCTTGGAAAACTGAAAGCAAACAGCCTGTTCACCAAGATGATCGGCCTGAAGTCATTTGGTAATTTCAAAATGCAGTCCCTGGACAGAAAGCCATCACTAGACAAGAATCCATCACTAGACTCCCTCGGAAAACTGGAATCCAGTAGCTCTTTCACCAAGGTATCCACCACGAAGCCATGCAGCAGACTGAATATTCCCGATATTAGACAACCATCTTTGGAGTTCATCCCATTTCTGCCTAGAGACTCCACCTCCCATACCTTCCCATCTTGCAAACCCAAGCCCCCAGCTTCCACCTCCTACATCCTGCCATACTTCAGACCCAAACCCAGCTCAGCCTTTG ACCTCAAGGCCCACTACGCCATGGTGCGCTCCAATCAGTTGGACTGCTCCATGAAGGGTTTGAAGGACCACAAGAGTAGGAACCTCCTCTACCCGGTGTTGGATTCTGCCGTCaagaagaacaaaaaaacag GGCGGGACAGCATATTACACATTGAGATTGAGACCTACATGGCCTGCATCACAGCCTTCTTGTCCCTGGCCAAGAGTGAATACACCATGGTGTCCAAAGTCTTCCCTCTGAACTGCTCCAATACCTTTGAAACTCTCATCCAG GTGGCTCTGAACCAGCTGATCCAGAATGGGGAGAACATCGTGTCCTCTGTCAGACGAGCCTGTTCACGTCACGACTACACAGCCCTTGTCGCCATGTTACCTGTCCTGGGCCGTCTTCTGGAGGAGGACAAAGAGTTTAACACGTTACTAAAG TGCACAACAAGCGGGACCTTGGCCAAGTTTTCCAAACTCGTTACATCTATGAAGACCCTGGCAGCCAGAGCACTGTCAGACTTTTCTGCTCACGTCAAG AGCAACCCTGATAGGGAGAGTATGTCCAAGGATGGAACGGTGCATGAATTCAACAGCAAT ACAATTCTATTCCTGCAGCAGTTGCTGTCCTTTGCAGATGCTGTTCGGTCCATCCTTTATCCTCATGATGTAGACAGTGACACAGTAACTATGGAGGTGTCCAGTAGTGTTCAGGTGGACGTTCAACATGACACTG ATGCAGATGAATCAGAAGAACAGCCATCAGACAGTCAGGAGTCCAAGGGGAATGACAATCAGAGAGCACTGAGTCCTTATGTCT GTAAAGTGCTGGAGCATCTCCAGTACAACCTACAGAGTAAGGCCAAGGTGTACGAGGACCACGCTCTCGGGGCCATCTTCCTCCTCAACAACTACAACTACATCCTCAAgtcaatgaagaa gtcatctctgttTGAAGTGGTTAAAACCAGCGGCAGGGATCCAGAGGTTGAGTACGGGGAACTGATTGAGCAACAGAAGCAGGTGTACCAGCACAG TTGGTTGAAGGTGACCGAGTGCCTGACTGAAAAGAATCTGCCCACCTTTAAGCCAGGTGACAAG TTGAAAGAAAAAGACTGTCAGGTGATTAAAGACAAGTTCAAG TGCCCTCATATGTGA